One Paroedura picta isolate Pp20150507F chromosome 3, Ppicta_v3.0, whole genome shotgun sequence genomic window carries:
- the EMD gene encoding emerin: MDEYSGLTDKDLIARLKKYAIPHGPVVGTTRKLYEKKIYEYETERTKHRGSSDAYTEPRSSHSYTRETFVSPRNREDFNYGREALGSTQTSLKESYDSARNEDYADYGNEDPSPTKSYLSQSYRLPRHEGQYTYEAKDWEVNSSKNPTSSYRYESSVSSRSHLGGVSSRQPIAEPYLYSSSSLEDYPSESAGGSYQTVFHRKSSGPSSLGVEPRRAIRPELQAPRKDLGGHQGSKRYIPLWLQLLLFVLLAGFLAFSYFVLQGNADDNPFVKYLRH; this comes from the exons ATGGACGAGTACAGCGGGCTGACGGATAAAGACCTGATTGCCCGCTTGAAGAAGTATGCCATCCCGCATGGGCCGGTTGTCG GAACGACTCGGAAACTTTATGAAAAGAAAATCTACGAATATGAGACGGAGCGAACGAAGCACCGCGGAAGCTCAGACGCCTACACAG AGCCTAGAAGCAGCCACAGCTACACACGAGAGACGTTTGTGAGTCCTCGGAACAGGGAAGATTTCAACTACGGGAGAGAAG CTCTTGGCTCCACGCAGACGTCTTTAAAGGAGAGCTACGACTCTGCAAGAAATGAGGATTATGCTGACTACGGCAATGAAG ATCCCAGCCCCACAAAGTCCTACCTGAGTCAAAGCTACCGTTTGCCCCGCCACGAGGGACAATACACATATGAAGCGAAAG ATTGGGAGGTGAACTCATCCAAgaaccccacctcttcctaccgCTACGAATCATCCGTAAGCAGCAGGTCCCACCTAGGGGGAGTGAGCAGCCGCCAGCCG ATTGCAGAACCGTATCTCTACAGCAGTTCCAGCTTGGAGGACTATCCTTCCGAGAG TGCCGGGGGCTCCTACCAGACCGTCTTCCATCGGAAATCGTCCGGACCGTCCTCGCTGGGGGTGGAGCCCCGCCGCGCCATCCGTCCCGAGCTCCAGGCCCCCCGAAAGGATTTGGGCGGCCATCAAGGATCCAAGCGCTACATCCCGCTCTGGCTGCAGCTCCTGCTGTTCGTGCTGTTAGCGGGTTTCCTGGCCTTCTCCTATTTCGTCCTGCAGGGCAACGCAGATGATAACCCCTTTGTGAAATATCTTCGGCACTGA